One Nocardiopsis gilva YIM 90087 genomic window, CGCCCAGGAGCAGGATGGCCGCTCCCAGCAGGGGCAGGGCGATGAGCAGCCAGGCGTTGGACATGATCGCCCCGCTGGCGTCCGTTGTGACCACCGGTTCGGCGGCGAGGAAGAGGTCGGACACAGCCACGTCGCCTTCTAGTTCTTGAGCAGGTTGGCGTCATCGACCGATGCCGACCTGCGGGTCCTGAAGATCTGCATGATGATGGCCAGCCCAACGACGACCTCGGCCGCGGCCACGACCATCACGAAGAACGCGATGACCTGGCCACCGATGTCGCCGTGCAGCCGCGCGAACGCGACCAGCGCCAGGTTGCAGGCGTTGAGCATGAGCTCGACGCACATGAAGACGATGATCGCGTTGCGCCGCACCAGTACCCCGACAGCGCCGATCGTGAAGACGATCGCCGCGAGGGCGATGTAGTTCATCGGGTCCACGCCCGGTTCACCTCCTGCCCGTCGTTGTGCCGTCGCCGTCTCGCTCCGGTTCGGCGTCCTCCCCGTTCCCGTCGGTGGGCTCGCCGAGCTCGTGGCCCTCCTTGGACCACGCCGAGGCCGACGCCCCGCCCGGCTCCGGCTCGGTCCCCAGCCGCACCTCCCGCGGCACCCCCGACTGCAGCTCGGGGTCGCGGGCGGCGAGCACCGGGTTGAGCGAGAGCTGGGAGATCGACCCGTCGGGCAGCAGCGCCGGCATGTCGATCGCGTTGTGGCGGGCGTAGGTGCCGGGGCCGGGCAGCGGCGTGAGGTGATCGCCACGGACCCGCTCCCGGGAGAAGTCCCGCTGCGTGCGGCGCTTCTTCAGCCGGGTGACGTGCGCCAGCACCAGGGCGCCGAGCACTGAGGTGATGAGCAGCGCGCCGGTCGCTTCGAACGCGACGACGTAGCGGTAGACGACCTCTCCAGCGATCCACGGGACGCTGCCGCCGGCCGCGGCCACCCCCGCGTCCATGCCGACCGGGTCGCCGACGACGACGCGGGTGAGCCCCAGGGACAGTGCGCCCAGGAAGCCGAGGGCGACCAGCGCGGCCAGCAGCCGCTGCCCGCGGATCGTCTCGACGAGGGAGTCGGCCGAGCTGACGCCGACGAGCATCAGCACGAACAGGAACAGCATCAGCACGGCGCCGGTGTAGACGACGACCTGCACCACCATCAGAAACGGGGCCTGGTTGATGCCGTAGAAGACGGCCAGCCCCAGCATGACGACGGCCATCATCACCGCGGAGTGCACGGCCTTGCGGCTGAACACCACGCCGAGCGCGCCGAGCACCACAACGGAGCCCAGCACCCAGAAGACCATGCCCTCGCCCGCCGAGATGGGGGCGGCCAGCGCGTGCGCGTCAACGGGGGGCGCGGGAGTCACGGTCGTCGGTGTCACCGGACCGCCTCGCCGTCGTTCTCGATGTCCTGGGAGGCGCCGTTGACGGACCGGTAGTAGTCCTCCTGGGTCTCACCGAGCCGCATCGGGTGCGGCGGCGCCTCCATCCCCTCGCGCAGCGGCGCGAGCAGCTGCTCCTTGGTCCAGATGAGGCTCTCGCGGTTGTCGTCGGCGAGCTCGTAGTCGTTGGTCATGGTCAGCGCCCGGGTGGGGCACGCCTCGACGCACAGCCCGCACAGGATGCACCGCAGGTAGTTGATCTGGTACACCCGGCCGTACCGCTCGCCGGGCGAGAACCGGGCGTCCTCGGTGTTGTCGCCGCCCTCCACGTAGATGGCGTCCGCCGGGCAGGCCCAGGCGCACAGTTCGCACCCGATGCACTTCTCCAGCCCGTCGGGCCAGCGGTTGAGCTGGTGCCGCCCGTGGAAGCGGGGCGCTGTCGGGCGCTTCACCTCCGGATACTCAATGGTCGGCACCTTCGTGAACATGGTGTGGAAGGTGACGCCGAACCCCTTCACGGGGTTGAGGAAATCAAGCACCGGTAACCTCCTCACGCTTTTCGGATCGGTTCGGTGCGTTCGTGGTGGGGCGCGGCTCCTCCGCGCGCACGCTGCTGCCGTAGTGCGGCAGGTTCTGCGGGGGCACGGGGAATCCGCCGTAGGAGGCGTCCGCGCGCATCCGCCGGAGCTCCTCGTGGTGCTCGGCCGCCTCCGCGGCGCGCCGCCGCTTCTCCGACCGGACCATGGCGTAGACGGAGGCGACGAACAACGCGGCGAAGACGACGCCCACGCCGCCGGTCGCCCAGAGCGGGGCGCCCTCGTTGGCCATGACGCGGACGATCGCCAGCGCGGTGATCCAGACCAGCTGCACCGGGATGAGGACCTTCCAGCCGAGCTGCATGAGCTGGTCGTAGCGGATCCGGGGCAGGGTGCCGCGGATCCAGATGAAGAAGAACATGACGCCCATGAACTTGAGCAGCCACCACAGCGCGGGCCACCAGGCCTCGTTGGCCCCGGCCCAGAAGGCCGTGATGGGCCACGGGGCGAGGTAGCCGCCGAGGAAGAAGGTCACCGAAATCGCCCCGACGGTCACCATGTTCACGTACTCGGCGAGGAAGAACATGGTGAACTTCATCGAGGAGTACTCGGTCATGAAGCCGCCGACCAGCTCGCCCTCACCTTCGGCGAGGTCGAAGGGCAGCCGGTTGGTCTCGCCGACCATGGTGACCACGTAGACGAGGAACGACGGGAGCAGGATGACCGCGAACCACACCGGGCGCTGGGCGTCGACGATGCCGGAGGTGGTGAGCGTCCCGGCGTACATGAACACCGCCACGAACGACAGGGACATGGCGATCTCGTAGCTGATGACCTGCGCGGAGGCGCGCAGCCCGCCGAGCAGGGCGTAGGGCGACTGGGAGGCCCAGCCGCCGAGCACGATGCCGTAGACGCCGACCGCCGCGGTCGCCAGCACCACCAGCGCCGCGATCGGCAGGTCGGTGAGCTGCAGCTGCGTCTGGACGCCGAACATGGTGACCTCGGGTCCGACCGGGACCACCGAGAAGGCGATGAACGCGGGGACGGCGGCGATCATCGGCGCGGCGATGTAGACCGCCCGGTCCACCCCGCGCGGGATCAGGTCCTCTTTCAGCGACAGCTTGACGCCGTCGGCCAGGGACTGGAGCAGCCCCCAGGGGCCGAACCGGTTGGGGCCGTGGCGCTGCTGCATCCGGCCCATGACCTTGCGGTCGGCCATGATCATCATCAGCACACACAGCATCAGGAAGACGAAGATCGCGAGCGCCTTGATCAGGGTGATCCACCACGGGTCACCGCCGAACGCGTCGAGCCCGGGCTCGGCGGCCAGCACCAGTCCGGCGCCCGCGTCTCCCGGGGAGATGGGCATCACTTCTCACTCCCAGCACTCGTCGCGGCGGCCTCATGGGCCCTCTTGTCGACCTCCAGCCCCACCAGCGCGCCCGCGCCGACGCCGAGGTCGCGCTGGAGGTTGGTGCCCTCGCCGTTGGCGGGCAGCCACACCACCCGATCGGGCATGTCGGTGACGACCGCCGGGAGGCTGACGGACCCGCCGTCGCCGGTGACCCGCAGCAGTCCCCCGTCGGACAGCCCGATCTCGGCGGCCGTGGCGGCCGAGAGCCGCGCCAGGGCGGGCCGGGCGGTTCCGGCGAGGTAGGGCTCGCCGTCCTCCATGCGGCCGCCGCCGAGCAGCTGCCGCCAGGTGGACAGCACCGCCTGCCCTGGTCCGGGGTCGGGGCGCGCCGTGGCGGGGGTGAGCGGGTCGGGGACCCGTTCACCGCTCCAGGCCCCCAGCCGCGCCAGCTCGTTGCGGGCCGCCTCGGCCGAGGGCAGTGCGAGGTGGACGTCCATCTCGTCGGCGATCGCGGCGAGCACCCGCAGGTCGGACAGGACGCCAGGGGTCTTCAGCGCGTCGCCGAAGGGGCGCTCGCGGCCCTCCCAGTCGACGAACGTGCCGGCCTTCTCCGCCACGGCGGCCACCGGCAGCACCACATCGGCGCGGTCGGTGACCGAGCTCGCCCTCAGCTCCAGGCTGACCAGGAAGGGAACCTTGGCCAGGGCCGCGCGGACGAGGGCCGGGTCGGGCAGGTCGTCCAGGTCGACACCGGCGATGACCAGCGCGTCGATCGCACCGGCCGCGGCGTCGCGCAGGATGGCGGTGGTGCCGCGCCCCTCGCGCTCGGGCAGCGGGCCGGTGGTCCAGGCGCGCGCGGCTTCGGCGCGGGCTCCGGCGTCGGCGACGGGGCGCCCGCCCGGCAGCAGGTTGGGCAGCGCCCCCGCCTCGATGGCGCCGCGCTCCCCGGCCCTCCGGGGGATCCAGGCGAGCCGGGCGCCGGTGCGGTCGGCCAGCCGGACGGCCGCGGACAGGGCGCCGGGCGTCTCGGCGAGGCGCTCACCGACGAGGATGACCGCGCCCTCGGCGCCGAGCGCCTCGACGACCTCGGGTTGCTCGCTGGTGAGCCCGTCGAGGACCCCTGCCTCGTCGCCGGGGGTGGCCGCGATGAGCGTGCCGCTCATCCTGTCCAGTCCCCGGTCGGCGTGCGAGGCGATCGCGTAGATGCGTGTCCCCTTCTTCTGGGCGGCCTTGCGCAGCCGCAGGAAGACGATGGGCGACTCGTTCTCGGGTTCGAACCCGGCGAGCAGGACGGCGGGGGCGGCTTCCAGGTCGTCGTAGCTCACCTGGATGCCGGTCCCGGCGACGCGGGCCGCGAGGAAGTCGGCCTCCTCCTCGGATTCGACGCGCGCCCGCATGTCGATGTCGTTGGTGTGCAGCGCGACCCGCGCGAACTTCGCGTAGGCGTAGGCGTCCTCCAGGGTGAGGCGGCCCCCGGTGAGGACGGCCGCCCGCCCGCTGGCGCGCGCCCGCTCCAGGCCGCGCGCCGCCATGGACACCGCCTCGGGCCAGGAGGCGACCTCCAGGGCACGGGACTCCTCGTCGCGGACGAGGGGGCGCTTGAGCCGGTCGGGCTGGGTGGCGTACGTGAACGCCCACCGGCCCTTGTCGCAGTTCCACTCCTCGTTGACCTGCGGGTCGTCGCCGGCCAGGCGGCGGGTGACCTTGCCGCGGCGGTGGTCGGTGCGCTGGGCGCATCCCGAGGCGCAGTGCTCGCACACGCTGGGGGTGCTGACCAGGTCGAAGGGGCGGGAGCGGAAGCGGTAGGCGGCACCGGTGAGCGCGCCCACCGGGCAGAT contains:
- the nuoK gene encoding NADH-quinone oxidoreductase subunit NuoK translates to MDPMNYIALAAIVFTIGAVGVLVRRNAIIVFMCVELMLNACNLALVAFARLHGDIGGQVIAFFVMVVAAAEVVVGLAIIMQIFRTRRSASVDDANLLKN
- the nuoI gene encoding NADH-quinone oxidoreductase subunit NuoI encodes the protein MLDFLNPVKGFGVTFHTMFTKVPTIEYPEVKRPTAPRFHGRHQLNRWPDGLEKCIGCELCAWACPADAIYVEGGDNTEDARFSPGERYGRVYQINYLRCILCGLCVEACPTRALTMTNDYELADDNRESLIWTKEQLLAPLREGMEAPPHPMRLGETQEDYYRSVNGASQDIENDGEAVR
- a CDS encoding NADH-quinone oxidoreductase subunit G, translating into MTVTTNTTSGGTPAVPPEDLVTVTIDGFQIKVPKGTLVIRAAELLGIQIPRFCDHPLLEPAGACRQCLVEIPDAGNGRGMPKPQASCTITVMDGMVVQTHLTSAVAEKAQRGIMEFLLINHPLDCPVCDKGGECPLQNQAMSSGQGETRFLDVKRTFPKPISLSSQVLLDRERCIQCARCTRFSAEIAGDPFIELLERGAQEQVGIAEGEPFQSYFSGNTVQICPVGALTGAAYRFRSRPFDLVSTPSVCEHCASGCAQRTDHRRGKVTRRLAGDDPQVNEEWNCDKGRWAFTYATQPDRLKRPLVRDEESRALEVASWPEAVSMAARGLERARASGRAAVLTGGRLTLEDAYAYAKFARVALHTNDIDMRARVESEEEADFLAARVAGTGIQVSYDDLEAAPAVLLAGFEPENESPIVFLRLRKAAQKKGTRIYAIASHADRGLDRMSGTLIAATPGDEAGVLDGLTSEQPEVVEALGAEGAVILVGERLAETPGALSAAVRLADRTGARLAWIPRRAGERGAIEAGALPNLLPGGRPVADAGARAEAARAWTTGPLPEREGRGTTAILRDAAAGAIDALVIAGVDLDDLPDPALVRAALAKVPFLVSLELRASSVTDRADVVLPVAAVAEKAGTFVDWEGRERPFGDALKTPGVLSDLRVLAAIADEMDVHLALPSAEAARNELARLGAWSGERVPDPLTPATARPDPGPGQAVLSTWRQLLGGGRMEDGEPYLAGTARPALARLSAATAAEIGLSDGGLLRVTGDGGSVSLPAVVTDMPDRVVWLPANGEGTNLQRDLGVGAGALVGLEVDKRAHEAAATSAGSEK
- the nuoH gene encoding NADH-quinone oxidoreductase subunit NuoH, translating into MPISPGDAGAGLVLAAEPGLDAFGGDPWWITLIKALAIFVFLMLCVLMMIMADRKVMGRMQQRHGPNRFGPWGLLQSLADGVKLSLKEDLIPRGVDRAVYIAAPMIAAVPAFIAFSVVPVGPEVTMFGVQTQLQLTDLPIAALVVLATAAVGVYGIVLGGWASQSPYALLGGLRASAQVISYEIAMSLSFVAVFMYAGTLTTSGIVDAQRPVWFAVILLPSFLVYVVTMVGETNRLPFDLAEGEGELVGGFMTEYSSMKFTMFFLAEYVNMVTVGAISVTFFLGGYLAPWPITAFWAGANEAWWPALWWLLKFMGVMFFFIWIRGTLPRIRYDQLMQLGWKVLIPVQLVWITALAIVRVMANEGAPLWATGGVGVVFAALFVASVYAMVRSEKRRRAAEAAEHHEELRRMRADASYGGFPVPPQNLPHYGSSVRAEEPRPTTNAPNRSEKREEVTGA
- a CDS encoding NADH-quinone oxidoreductase subunit J, which translates into the protein MTPTTVTPAPPVDAHALAAPISAGEGMVFWVLGSVVVLGALGVVFSRKAVHSAVMMAVVMLGLAVFYGINQAPFLMVVQVVVYTGAVLMLFLFVLMLVGVSSADSLVETIRGQRLLAALVALGFLGALSLGLTRVVVGDPVGMDAGVAAAGGSVPWIAGEVVYRYVVAFEATGALLITSVLGALVLAHVTRLKKRRTQRDFSRERVRGDHLTPLPGPGTYARHNAIDMPALLPDGSISQLSLNPVLAARDPELQSGVPREVRLGTEPEPGGASASAWSKEGHELGEPTDGNGEDAEPERDGDGTTTGRR